Below is a genomic region from Pseudomonas berkeleyensis.
CGCGGCGCCCTTTGCCATCCGGCGTGGGCACCAGTTGCTGGGCGACGATGGCCTTGAGGTTGAGCGACAGATCCATCCACACCTGGTTCTGCCGGTCGGCCGGGAAGAAGTTGATGATGCGATCCAGCGCCTGGTTGGCATTGTTGGCGTGCAGGGTGGCCAGGCACAGGTGACCGGTTTCGGCGAAGGCCACGGCGTGATCCATGGTCTCGCGGGTACGCACCTCGCCGATCATGATCACATCCGGCGCCTGGCGCAGGGTGTTCTTCAGCGCCACCTCGAACGACTCGGTGTCGATGCCCACTTCGCGCTGCGTGACGATGCAGCTCTGGTGCTGGTGGATGTACTCGATCGGGTCTTCGATGGAGATGATGTGACCGCTGCTGTTGCGGTTGCGATAGCCGATCATCGCCGCCAGCGAAGTCGACTTACCGGTACCGGTGGCGCCGACGAACAGCACCAGACCACGCTTGGTCAGCGACAGCTTCTTGAGGATGTCCGGCAGTTTGAGCTCGTCGATGGTCGGGATGGTGGTCTCGATACGACGCAGCACCATGCCCACCAGGTTGCGCTGGTAGAAGGCACTGACACGGAAGCGGCCGATGCCGCGGGCGCTGATGGCGAAGTTGCACTCGTGGTTCTCGGCGAAATCGCGGCGCTGCGCCTCGTTCATCACGCCCAGCACGGTCTCGCGGGTCTGCTCCGGCGACATGGCATTCTTGGTCACCGGCATGATCTTGCCATTGACCTTCATCGACGGCGGTACGCCAGCGGTGATGAACAGGTCGGAGCCGCCTTTTTCGACCATCAGGCGCAGTAGTTTTTCGAATTCCATCTTCGCTTTCACTCATCCGCACGCATGAATGCATCGCAGTCCAGACAGGACAGGCAGCTGCGAGCGTGCATCGCAGCCGAACACAGAGTTAGAAGTTTTCCGGGCTCTTGGCTTTTTCGCGCGCACTGTCGCGACTGACCAGGCCCTTGGATACCAGCGTCTTCAGGCAGGCATCCAGGGTCTGCATGCCCAACGCGCCGCCGGTCTGGATCGCCGAGTACATCTGCGCGACCTTGTCCTCGCGGATCAGGTTACGGATGGCCGGGGTGCCGATCATGATTTCGTGCGCGGCCACACGACCGCCGCCAATCTTCTTCAGCAGGGTCTGCGAGATCACCGCCTGCAGCGATTCGGAGAGCATCGAGCGCACCATCGACTTCTCCTCGGCCGGGAACACGTCGACCACCCGGTCGATGGTCTTGGCCGCGGAGGTGGTGTGCAGGGTGCCGAACACCAGGTGACCGGTTTCCGCGGCGGTCAGCGCCAGGCGGATGGTTTCCAGGTCACGCATCTCACCCACCAGGATGATGTCCGGGTCTTCGCGCAGCGCCGAGCGCAGCGCTTCGGAGAAGCCGTGGGTGTCGCGGTGCACCTCACGTTGGTTGACCAGGCACTTCTTCGATTCGTGGACGAATTCGATAGGGTCTTCGATGGTGAGGATGTGGTGGTACTTGTTGCTGTTGAGGTAGTCGAGCATCGCCGCCAGGGTGGTCGACTTGCCCGAACCGGTGGGGCCGGTGACCAGCACCAGGCCGCGCGGCACGTCGGTGATCTTGCGGAAGACCTCGCCCATGCCCAGGTCTTCCATGGTCAGCACCTTGGACGGAATGGTACGGAACACCGCACCGGCGCCGCGGTTCTGGTTGAAGGCGTTGACCCGGAAACGTGCCACGCCCGGCACCTCGAAGGAGAAGTCGGTCTCGAGGAACTCTTCGAAATCCTTGCGCTGCTTGTCATTCATGATGTCGTAGATCAGCGCGTGTACCTGCTTGTGATCCAGCGGCGGCAGGTTGATGCGGCGTACATCGCCGTCGACGCGGATCATCGGCGGCAGACCCGCCGAGAGGTGCAAATCCGACGCGCCTTGCTTGGCGCTGAAGGCGAGCAGCTCAGTGATATCCATGGGACTCCCCAATTACAAGCAAGCAGGTAGAATGCCGCGAACCCTGAGAGGGTGTTTACAAAGCCGCGAGCGAAGGCCAGGCAAGGCGAAGCCAGGCGAAAAAGCGCAGTGTACGAGCTGTACATGAGCATTTTGAGACTGACTTCAACGCAGCATGGCCGAGCGCAGCAATTTGTAGACGCCCTCTCAAAAGGTCGGGCTTATAGAGCGCAGGTAATGTCCACGATAGCAGAGAATATTGCAAAGGTCGGAGCGCGCATCCGTGAGGCGGCGCAAGCCTCGCAGCGCAATTTGGCGGAGGTCGGCCTGCTTGCGGTGAGCAAGACCAAACCGGCAGACGCCATCCGCGAAGCCCATGCCGCCGGTCTATCCGATTTTGGCGAAAACTACCTGCAGGAAGCCCTGGGAAAGCAGGCCGAGTTGAGCGATCTGCCCTTGATCTGGCACTTCATCGGCCCCATTCAGTCGAACAAGACCCGGCCCATCGCCGAACACTTCGCCTGGGTACATTCGGTGGATCGTCTGAAAATCGCCCAACGCCTGTCCGAGCAGCGCCCCGCCCACCTGCCAGCGCTGAACATCTGCCTGCAGGTCAACGTCAGCGGTGAAGACAGCAAATCCGGCTGCGCACCCGAGGAGCTGCCGGCGCTGGCCAAGGCCGTCGCAACCCTGCCCAACCTGAAGCTGCGCGGCCTGATGGCGATTCCCGAGCCCACCGATGACCTCGCCGCACAACATGCAGCCTTCGCCCGCTTGCGCCAACTGCGCGATGAGCTGGCGTTGAATCTCGATACCCTGTCCATGGGCATGAGCCATGATCTGGAGGCCGCGATCGCCGAAGGCGCCACCTGGGTACGTATCGGCACCGCCCTGTTCGGCGCCCGTGACTACGGCCAGCCCACTCACTGAATGAAGGAATTCCCGTAATGAGCAACCCGATCATCGCCTTCGTCGGCGCCGGCAACATGGCTGCCAGCCTGATCGGCGGCCTGCGTGCCCAGGGCGTGGCGGCCAGCGCCATCCGTGCCAGCGAGCCTGGCACCGAGCAGCGCGCGCGCCTGCAACAGGAACACGGCATCACCACCTTTGCGAATAACGCCGACGCCATCGCAGGTGCGGATCTGATCGTGCTGGCAGTCAAGCCGCAGATCATGAAAGCGGTGTGCCTGGATCTGGCCGCACACCTCGCACCGAACCAAGTGATCATCTCCATCGCCGCCGGCATCAGTTGCGCCAGCCTGGAAAACTGGCTGGGCGAGCGCCCTGTCGTGCGCTGCATGCCCAACACGCCAGCGCTACTGCGCCAGGGCGTATCCGGCCTGTTCGCCAACCCGCGCGTCAGCGCCGCACAGAAAGCCCAGGCCGAACAGGTGCTGAGCGCCGTTGGTCTGGCGCTGTGGCTCGATAGCGAAGCGCAGATCGACGCAGTCACCGCCGTGTCCGGCAGCGGCCCGGCCTATTTCTTCCTGCTGATCGAAGCGATGACCGAGGCCGGTGAAAAACTCGGCCTGCCACGCGAAACCGCTGCCCGCCTGAGCATCCAGACCGCTCTGGGCGCCGCGCGCATGGCCAGCGAGAGCGATGTCGACGCTGCCGAATTGCGTCGTCGTGTTACCTCGCCGAACGGCACCACCGAAGCGGCGATCAAAACCTTCCAGGCAGGCGGTTTCGAAGCACTGGTGCAGCAGGCACTCAACGCGGCGGCCAATCGCTCGACCGAACTCGCCGAACAACTGGGTCAATAAGGAGACAGCATGTCCGGACTCATCGAAGCTCTCATCTATATCATCCAGACGCTCGGCAGCCTGTACCTGCTGATCGTGCTGCTGCGTTTCATCCTGCAACTGGTACGCGCCGACTTCTACAACCCGCTCAGCCAGTTCATCGTCAAGGCTACTCAGCCGTTGCTGACGCCGCTGCGGCGGATCATCCCCGGTTTCGCCGGCCTGGATCTGGCCTCGCTGATCCTGGCCATTCTGGTGCAGCTGGTACTGATGATCGTCACCCTGACGCTGATGGGCTACAACGTCGGCGGCTTCATCCTGCAGTTGCTGGTGTGGTCGTTGATCGGCGTAACCTCGCTGTTTCTCAAGGTGTTCTTCTTCGCCCTGATCATCAGCGTGATCCTCTCCTGGGTCGCACCGGGCAGCTACAACCCCGGCGCGCAACTGGTGAATCAGATCTGCGAACCGCTGCTGGCGCCATTTCGCAAGCTGCTGCCGAATCTTGGCGGCCTGGATATCTCGCCGATCTTCGCCTTCATCACCATCAACCTGATCGACCGCTTCGTGATCGGCGCTCTGGCCGCCTCCACTGGCCTGCCGCCGATGCTCAGCCCCTTCCTCTGAGCATGAGTTTCTACCGCTGGGACGGCGAGGATCTGATCCTCGACTGCCATCTGCAGCCCAAGGCGAGCAAGGACGAGTTCGCCGGGCTGCACGGTGAGCGGCTGAAAATCCGCCTCACCGCCCCGCCGGTCGACGGCAAGGCCAACGCCCATCTGCAGGCCTTCCTGGCCAAGGCCTTCGGTGTCGCCAAGAGCCAGGTAAGCCTGGAGAGCGGCGAACTCAACCGGCAGAAACGCCTGCGTATTCGCGCCCCGCAAAACCTGCCGCCGATTCCCGGCCTGCAGCGCCCCTGACGACCACTCAGCCGCCTACCCCGACCATAAGGCGGGACTGTACCAGCGGCCAATTGACGGCCGCCTGGCGCATCGCATAATGCAAGCTATTCTCGCCAATGCCGTGTGTCCTGGCGGCCAACCCAATTGAACCGTCACGCAGACGCTAACCAGCAAGCGGATGATCTTGCCGAGAGGAGAGCCGGGATGAGCATGGAACGTCTCAGCCAGCAGGTTGACGCCTACGTTGCCTGGAAGCGCGAGCTGATGCGCGAGATCACGCGCTATCGCAGCTGGCTGGAGCACAATCGGCTCAACTCCGAAGCCGTACAGGCCCGCCTCGAACGCGCCCTGAAGATTCTGCGCACCGACCACATCACCCTGGCTTTCGTTGGCGAGTTCTCACGCGGCAAGACCGAGCTGATCAACAGCCTGTTCTTCTCCGAATATGGTCAGCGCATGCTGCCCTCGCACGCCGGGCGCACCACTATGTGCCCCACCGAGCTGTTCTTCGACCCGCGCTCGGAGCGCCCCTACATTCGCCTGCTGCCGATAGAGACCCGTACGGCCTCGGCCAGCGTCGCCCAGTTCAAGCGCATTCCCAGGCACTGGGTGAACATCCCGCTGGACACCAGCGACCCCGCCAACATGGCCCTGGCCTTCAGCCAGGTGGCCAAGACCAAAGCCATGCCGGTGGAGCAGGCGATCCAGCTCGGCTTCCACCCGGACATGCTCGAAGGCACCGGCAAGCGCGGCCAGGTACTGGTACCGGCCTGGCGCCATGCGATGGTCAATTTCGACCACCCCTTGCTGCGCCAGGGCCTGCGCATTCTCGATACGCCCGGCCTCAATGCTCTCGGCAGTGAGCCGGAACTGACCCTGTCGATGCTGCCCAACGCCCAGGCGATCATCTTCCTGCTGTCCGCCGATACCGGCGTCACCGCCAGCGACATGAGCATCTGGCAACAGCACATCCGCCAACTCGACGAAGATGCGCAGACCAGCCTGTTCGCCGTCCTGAACAAGATCGACGTGCTGTGGGACGACCTTGCTGGCGAGAGCTTCGTGCAGAACGCCATCAGCCAGATCCAGAACTCCACCGCCAAGCAATTGGGCATCGCCAAGCAGGACGTACTGCCGCTGTCCGCCAAGCAAGCGCTATTGGCCAAGGTGCGCAAGGACGAAGAATTGCTGGCGCGCAGCCAGATGGCCAATCTGGAGAACCTGCTGTGCGAGCGCATCGTCGCGCAGAAGGAGCGCCTGATCGAAGATCATGTGGTGCGTCAGGTGCTGGCCTTGCTCAATAACAGCCAGCACGTGCTCAACCTGCGCCTGGAAAAGGTCAACGAACAGCTGGCCCTGCTTGGCAATCACCAGCAGGACAATGGCCAGTTGCTGTTCGAGCTGACCGCCAAGACCAAGGAAGATCACAACCAGCACCACAAGCGCCTGCTCGGCCTGAAGACCAATCAGCGCCTGTTGCAGCGCCAGGGTCAGCTGCTGCGCCATGCCGCACGTGCCGAGCGCCTGGAAGAACACCTCAACGAAGTTCGACGCAACCTTACCGGCAGTTGGACCACCCTGGGCATCAACCAGGCCATCCTGCATTTTTTCCGCGCCGTCGAGCAGGATCTGCACAACCTGCAGCACGAAGCCGAGATGGCCAACAAGATGGTTGCCGCCATCTATCGCCGGCATAACGAAGACAACCCGCTGGGCGGCGTCGACGCACCACAGTTCAAGATCCAGCGCTACCTGCGTGAACTGAAAAAGCTGCAAGCCAAGGGCGACCAGTTCCGCCTGCACGTGAAGACCCTGCTCACCGAACAGCGCAGCCTGACCCGGCGCTTCTTCGCCACCCTGGCCCAGGAAGTGATCGGCCTGCACCAGCGCCTGCGGCAGGACGCCGAGCAATGGGCGGCCGATGCACTGATGCCGCTGATGCAGCACACCCTGGAACACAAGCAGATGCTGGAAACTCACATGCTGCGGCTCAAGGCGCTGGCCCAGGAAACCCAGCAAACGCGCAAACGGAGCCTGCAACTGGCGCGCTATCAGGAAGAGCTGGAGCAGCAACTGGCCCAGGCCAGCGAGATGCTGCGCGTACTGCGCCGCCCGGCGCCGGTGCAGCGTCAAGGCAAGGTGGTCAGCCTGCCGGTGATCGCGCGCCCACGCAGCCTGTAAATTCTATGTTCATGCGCGCCCTGCCCTCTCTTCCATAAATGGGAGAGAGGTGACCAGACCGCTCGCTTGCCGCTCGGGTCGGTGCTCTTTAGACTGGCGCCCTCCTCAGAGTCATTAGCAGCGCCTCAATGCCCACTGCATTCCCCGAAGATTCCGTCGGTCTGGTCAGCCCCCAGGTATTCCGCTTCAGCGAGCCGCTGGCGCTGGCCTGCGGGCGCAGCCTGGCCGAGTACGAACTGGTCGTCGAGACCTACGGCGAACTGAACGCCGCACGCAGCAATGCCGTGCTCATCTGTCACGCCCTGTCCGGTCATCATCACGCCGCCGGCTATCACAGCGCGGATGATCGCAAACCTGGCTGGTGGGACAGTTGCATCGGCCCCGGCAAACCGATCGACACCAACAAGTTCTTCGTCGTCAGCCTCAACAACCTAGGCGGCTGCAACGGCTCCACCGGGCCAAGCAGCACCAACCCGGCCACCGGCAAACCCTACGGCGCCGACTTCCCGGTGATGACGGTCGAAGACTGGGTACACAGCCAGGCGCGCCTGGCCGACGAACTCGGCATCGACCAATGGGCAGCGGTGATCGGCGGCAGCCTCGGCGGCATGCAGGCCATGCAGTGGACCATCAGCTACCCCGAGCGCGTGCGCCATTGCCTGGCCATCGCCTCGGCGCCCAAGCTGTCGGCGCAGAACATCGCCTTCAACGAAGTGGCGCGCCAGGCGATTCTCACCGACCCCGAATTCCACGGCGGACACTTCCAGGAACAGGGTGTGATCCCCAAGCGCGGGCTGATGCTGGCGCGCATGGTCGGCCACATCACCTACCTGTCCGATGACGCCATGGGCGAGAAATTCGGCCGTGGCCTGAAGAGCGAGAAGCTCAACTACGACTTCCACAGCGTCGAGTTCCAGGTCGAAAGCTACCTGCGCTATCAGGGCGAAGAGTTTTCCGGGCGTTTCGACGCCAACACCTACCTGCTGATGACCAAGGCACTGGACTACTTCGACCCGGCCGCCGCGCACGACGGCGACCTGGCGAAGACCCTGGCCGGCGCCAAGGCGGACTTCTGCCTGATGTCCTTCACCACCGACTGGCGCTTCTCGCCGGCGCGCTCGCGGGAGATCGTCGACGCTCTGCTGGCCGCGAAGAAGAACGTCTGCTACCTGGAGATCGATGCACCGCAGGGCCATGACGCCTTCCTCATGCCGATCCCGCGTTATCTGCAGGCGTTCGGCAGCTACATGAAGCGAATCGAGGTATGAGCATGCGAGCGGATCTGGAAATCATCCAGGAATGGATCGCCCCAGGCAGCCGTGTGCTCGACCTGGGCTGTGGCGATGGCGAACTGCTGGCCTGGCTGCGCGACAACAAGCAGGTTGCCGGCTATGGCCTGGAAATCGACCCGGACAAGATCGCCCTGTGCATCGAGCGCGGCGTCAACGTCATCGAGCAGAACCTCGACCTCGGCCTGGGTAATTTCGCCAGCAACAGCTTCGACGTGGTGGTCATGACCCAGTCGCTGCAAGCGCTGCACTACCCGGACAAGGTGCTGGCCGAGATGCTGCGCGTCGGCAAGACCTGCATCATCACCTTCCCCAATTTCGGCCACTGGCGCTGCCGCTGGTACCTGACGACAAAAGGTCGCATGCCGGTGTCGGACTTCCTGCCCTATACCTGGTACAACACGCCGAACATCCACTTCTGCACCTTCGAGGACTTCGAGCGCCTCTGTCACGCCCAGGGTGCACGCGTGGAAGAACGCCTGGCGGTGGATCGCGATCACCACCACGGCCTGGCAAGCCGCATCTGGCCTAACCTGCTGGGTGAAATCGGCATCTACCGTATCAGCGCCGCAGGCCTTTCCGGACATCAGGTCGCGGTCTGAACAGAGGAGAATCATCATGCGCCGTCTCGTTCCCTTCCTCATCGCCCTGTGCCTGGCACTGCCAGCCGCCGCCGAACGCAAGCAGAGCTTTGGCGACCTCGACGTGCACTACAGCGTGTTCAATTCCAGCTTCATCCAGCCGGATATCGCTGCTGCCGCCGGCCTGACTCGCAGCAAGACTCAAGGCGTGATCAACGTCGCCGTACTCAAGGCCGGTAAGGCCAGCACCGCCGTGGTGGGTGGTGAAGTGAAGGATCTGCTCGGCAAGAGCACCGCCCTGACCTTCCGCCAGGTCACCGAAGGTGGCGCCATCTATTACCTGGCGCAGTTCCCCTTCAAGACCCGCGAAGTGCTGAGCTTCACCCTGGATGTGCGCCAGGGCGACGACGCACACCGCATCACCTTCAACCAGGAAATGTTCCCGGATGACTAATCCCGCGAGTGGTTTCAAGGAACTGGTACTGGCCAGCCACAATGCCGGCAAGCTCAAGGAGCTGCAGGCCATGCTCGGTGACGCCGTGCGCGTGCGCTCCATCGGTGAGTTCAGCCAGGTCGAACCGGAAGAGACCGGCCTGTCGTTCGTCGAGAACGCCATCCTCAAAGCGCGCAACGCAGCGCGCATCTCCGGCCTGCCAGCGCTGGCCGACGACTCCGGCCTGGCGGTGGATGCCCTCGGCGGAGCCCCAGGCATCTATTCGGCGCGCTATGCCGATGGCAAGGGCGATGCGGCCAACAACGCCAAACTGCTCGACGCCCTCAAGGACGTACCGGATGCCGAGCGCGGCGCCCAGTTCGTCTGCGCCCTGGCGCTAGTGCGGCATGCCGATGATCCGTTGCCGATTCTCTGCGAAGGCCTGTGGCACGGCAGCATCCTGCATGCCGCCCGCGGCGAACATGGCTTCGGCTACGATCCGCTGTTCTGGGTACCCGAAGGTGAGTGCTCCAGCGCCGAAATGCCGCCCGAGCAGAAGAACCGCCTGAGTCACCGCGCCCGCGCCATGGCCCTGCTCAAGCAGCGCCTGGGGCTGGCATGAGCGACACCGCTGGCGGGCGCTTCCTGCTCCCGCCCCTGGCGCTCTATATCCACATCCCGTGGTGCGTGCGCAAATGCCCGTACTGCGACTTCAACTCCCACGCCGCCGGGCCGACACTGCCTGAAGAAGAGTACGTCGACGCGCTGCTGGCCGACCTCGATATCGACCTGCAGCACGTCCACGGCCGGCCGCTGACTTCGATCTTCTTCGGCGGCGGCACCCCGAGCCTGTTCTCGGATCGCGCGCTGGGCCGCCTGCTGGAAGGTATCGAGCGGCGCATCGCCTTCGCGCCCGACATCGAAATCACCCTGGAAGCCAACCCCGGCACCTTCGAGCAGGCCAAGTTCAAGGGCTATCGGGCTCTGGGCATCAATCGTCTGTCCATCGGCGTGCAAAGCTTCCAGGAGGCCAAGCTCAAGGCACTCGGGCGCATCCACGATGGCGGCGAAGCCATCCGCGCTGCCGACATGGCCCGCGCCGCCGGCTTCGATAACTTCAACCTCGACCTGATGCACGGCCTGCCCGAGCAGAGTATCGAGGACGCGCTGTTCGACCTGCGCACCGCCATCGCCCAGGCACCGACGCACCTGTCCTGGTACCAGCTGACCATGGAGCCGAACACGGTGTTCTGGAACCAGCCGCCGGTGCTTCCCGAGGACGATCTACTGTGGGACATCCAGGAAGCCGGCCAGGCGCTGCTCGCGGCCGAGGGTTACGCGCAGTACGAAGTGTCCGCCTATGCCCAACCCGGCAAGCAGGCGCGACACAACCTCAACTACTGGACGTTCGGCGACTTCCTCGGCATCGGTGCCGGAGCCCACGCCAAGCTGAGCACACCGCACGGGCGCATCCTGCGCACCTGGAAAACCCGTCTGCCCAAGGACTATCTCGATCCAGGCAAGGTTTACCAGGCAGGCGAACGCGTGCTGGATAGCGACGAGCTGCCCTTCGAGTTCCTGATGAACGTGCTGCGCCTGACCGACGGCGCGCCGACCGAGTTGTTCAGCCAGCGCACCGGCCTGTCCCTGCAGCAGCTGGAACAGGCACGTCGCGAGGCCGAGCGCCGTGGTCTGCTGCAAGGCGATGACACCCGTTTGGCCGCCACGGCAAAGGGACAGTTGTTTCTCAACGACCTGCTGCAACTGTTCCTCGCCTAGCCTCGCAACGCCCTGCAAGGGTGGATTCGCAGGGCAAGCAGCGACTGTTGCTTGTCCAGGCGCCCTACAAATCCGGTAGTCTATGGCGCTTCACCATGCGCAGACAGGGAACCCGTCGTGCTCGACCCGCGCAGCATCGTCTTCATTCTCGCCGCCCTGAGCCTGCTGATGGCCATCGTGCTATCGGCCATGCCCAGCGCCGTGCGCGATCGCCAGCAGGGCGCGCGACACTGGAGCGCGAGCATGCTCTGCGTGGCACTCGCCGCCGTACTGTACGGCTTGCGCGGCATGGTGCCGGAGTCGCTGTCGATGGTGGTCGCCAACGCCTCTGCCATGGGCGCCACCGCACTGATCTACTACGGCGGACGCGCCTTCTTCGAGCAGCGGCGTCATGGCCGACAACTGATCATCGCCCTGCTGCTTGCCAACCTGGGGCTGATCTACTGCTTCTACGTGCAGGATCTCTACGCCATCCGCGTGGTGATTTTCTCCAGCGTCTCCGGGGTCTTGCTGTTCCTGTTCGGCCTCGACGTGCTGCGGCATCGCCCACGCGACACCGGGCGCGCACAATTTCCCTATCTGTTCACGGCGATCACGGTGATCTTCGACGCGCTGGTGTCGCTGGCCCGCATCATCAACGCCGTGCTGAACCCCAGCGGGGGGAGCGACTTCCTCGCACCGACGCCGCTCAATGCCCTGTATTTTTCCACCCACGGCCTGCTGGCGATCTGCATCTCGGTCGGTTTCATCCTCATGCTCAACGAGCGCCTGCATGCGATGCTCGAACACCAGCTCAGCCACGATCCGCTGACCAATGCCTACTCCCGGCCAATGATCTTCGAACTTGCACAGCGTGAGCTGAGCACCCTGCGCCAGCCTCTATCGTTGTTGCTGCTGGATATCGATCACTTCAAACAGGTCAACGACAACCTCGGCCACCAGGGCGGTGACGAGGTGCTCAAGCATTTCGTGCGCACGCTCACGGCCAAACTGCGCTCGAACGAGCCGCTGGGTCGCTATGGTGGCGAGGAATTCATCATCCTGCTACGCGACGTAGACGCCGAATCGGCGCGCATCACCGCCGAACGACTGCGCCAATGCGTTGCCGAAGCTCCGTATCGTCACTCGCAGAGCGATTACCCGATCACCACCAGCATCGGTCATGCCACCGCATATGCGCAGGAGAGCCTGGAGCAACTGCTGCAGCGCGCCGATACGGCGCTGTACCGCGCCAAGCGCGAAGGTCGCAACCGAGTCGAACAAGCCTGACCCTCTAGGAGCCCCAATGGATCTGATACTGGATCTGATCGTCACCCTGTCGCGCTGGAGCCGCAGCCACCTCGGCGATATCTCCCTGGCCATCATGGCCACTCTGCTGGTGCTGTTCGGCCCGGCGATCAACGCCTGGGTTCAACGTACCATCGGCAATCTCAACTTCGTGCTGCGCACCCTGCTGTTCGTGGTGTTCTGCGCCGTGGGCTACGGCCTGGCCATCGTCTTCCTCACGCCCTGGCTGGCCAAGGGCCTGGCGCACTTCAACAACTTCACCCTGGCGCCGGTATTGATCCTGATCTTCGTGGTAATCGGCATCCTCGCCGACCGCAATTAGCGAGCCGTGTCCTGCTTCACGAAGTCAGCTGTGCAGCCACGCCAAAGCCTGCTCGACCAGTTGTTCAGGACTGTCGCACGTCGAATCGAGCCGCAACAACGGGCAGCTCAGTTGTCGCTCGATCCAGGCTTCGTGCATACGCAGGCTGCGGGTCTGCAGGTCACCCTGTTCGTAGCCGGCCGCCCATTCGAGAAATGCCTGGCTCTGCGCATGCATATCGCCACCCGGCTGGATGCGCTCACCATAGCGCTGCGCCTCACGCTGGCGCAGGCGGCGCATGCGCTCCTCATCGTCCAGGCGCAGGAACAGCGCATGGCTGAACGACGGAATCAATGCCTCGCCCCAGCCGCACAGCGAGCCGCTCAACAGCCAATTCGGCGCCTGCGCCGCGTGCTCGCGGATCATTTCCACACGCTGCTGCGGCGGGCGCTTGTGCAGGTAAGGCGGCTCACTGGGCAGCCAGTAGAAATCGTCGGTATCCAGGTGCAGCCAAGCGCAACGCTCGGCCAATGCCCGAGCCAGGGTGGTGGTGCCAGAGCCGGATGCACCGAAGATATGTAACCGAACCGCCATGGATTCACCTCCTTATTCGAACAGGACTTCAAGATGATTCGCCCCTACCGCCCTTCTGACAGCGAAGCCGTACTCACGCTCTGGCTCGATGCCTCGATCCAGGCACACGACTTCGTACCGAAGGCGTTCTGGCAGGAGCAGCTGCCCGCCATGCGCGAGCACTACCTGCCGCAAGCCGAAACCCTGGTGCTGGAGGAAAATGGCCAGACGCTTGGTTTTCTGTCGCTGCATGAACAGCGCCTGGCTGCATTGTTCGTCAGCCCGGACGCCCAGGGCCGTGGCATAGGCCGCCGACTACTGGACGAAGCCAAGCGCAGGCGCGACAGCCTCGAGCTGAGCGTGTACTGCGCCAATACTCGGGCAGTGGCCTTTTACGCAGCCAACGGTTTCGTGGCCGCTGCCGAAGTG
It encodes:
- the metX gene encoding homoserine O-succinyltransferase MetX yields the protein MPTAFPEDSVGLVSPQVFRFSEPLALACGRSLAEYELVVETYGELNAARSNAVLICHALSGHHHAAGYHSADDRKPGWWDSCIGPGKPIDTNKFFVVSLNNLGGCNGSTGPSSTNPATGKPYGADFPVMTVEDWVHSQARLADELGIDQWAAVIGGSLGGMQAMQWTISYPERVRHCLAIASAPKLSAQNIAFNEVARQAILTDPEFHGGHFQEQGVIPKRGLMLARMVGHITYLSDDAMGEKFGRGLKSEKLNYDFHSVEFQVESYLRYQGEEFSGRFDANTYLLMTKALDYFDPAAAHDGDLAKTLAGAKADFCLMSFTTDWRFSPARSREIVDALLAAKKNVCYLEIDAPQGHDAFLMPIPRYLQAFGSYMKRIEV
- the metW gene encoding methionine biosynthesis protein MetW gives rise to the protein MRADLEIIQEWIAPGSRVLDLGCGDGELLAWLRDNKQVAGYGLEIDPDKIALCIERGVNVIEQNLDLGLGNFASNSFDVVVMTQSLQALHYPDKVLAEMLRVGKTCIITFPNFGHWRCRWYLTTKGRMPVSDFLPYTWYNTPNIHFCTFEDFERLCHAQGARVEERLAVDRDHHHGLASRIWPNLLGEIGIYRISAAGLSGHQVAV
- a CDS encoding DUF4426 domain-containing protein; this translates as MRRLVPFLIALCLALPAAAERKQSFGDLDVHYSVFNSSFIQPDIAAAAGLTRSKTQGVINVAVLKAGKASTAVVGGEVKDLLGKSTALTFRQVTEGGAIYYLAQFPFKTREVLSFTLDVRQGDDAHRITFNQEMFPDD
- the rdgB gene encoding RdgB/HAM1 family non-canonical purine NTP pyrophosphatase, which codes for MTNPASGFKELVLASHNAGKLKELQAMLGDAVRVRSIGEFSQVEPEETGLSFVENAILKARNAARISGLPALADDSGLAVDALGGAPGIYSARYADGKGDAANNAKLLDALKDVPDAERGAQFVCALALVRHADDPLPILCEGLWHGSILHAARGEHGFGYDPLFWVPEGECSSAEMPPEQKNRLSHRARAMALLKQRLGLA
- the hemW gene encoding radical SAM family heme chaperone HemW, yielding MSDTAGGRFLLPPLALYIHIPWCVRKCPYCDFNSHAAGPTLPEEEYVDALLADLDIDLQHVHGRPLTSIFFGGGTPSLFSDRALGRLLEGIERRIAFAPDIEITLEANPGTFEQAKFKGYRALGINRLSIGVQSFQEAKLKALGRIHDGGEAIRAADMARAAGFDNFNLDLMHGLPEQSIEDALFDLRTAIAQAPTHLSWYQLTMEPNTVFWNQPPVLPEDDLLWDIQEAGQALLAAEGYAQYEVSAYAQPGKQARHNLNYWTFGDFLGIGAGAHAKLSTPHGRILRTWKTRLPKDYLDPGKVYQAGERVLDSDELPFEFLMNVLRLTDGAPTELFSQRTGLSLQQLEQARREAERRGLLQGDDTRLAATAKGQLFLNDLLQLFLA
- a CDS encoding GGDEF domain-containing protein; protein product: MLDPRSIVFILAALSLLMAIVLSAMPSAVRDRQQGARHWSASMLCVALAAVLYGLRGMVPESLSMVVANASAMGATALIYYGGRAFFEQRRHGRQLIIALLLANLGLIYCFYVQDLYAIRVVIFSSVSGVLLFLFGLDVLRHRPRDTGRAQFPYLFTAITVIFDALVSLARIINAVLNPSGGSDFLAPTPLNALYFSTHGLLAICISVGFILMLNERLHAMLEHQLSHDPLTNAYSRPMIFELAQRELSTLRQPLSLLLLDIDHFKQVNDNLGHQGGDEVLKHFVRTLTAKLRSNEPLGRYGGEEFIILLRDVDAESARITAERLRQCVAEAPYRHSQSDYPITTSIGHATAYAQESLEQLLQRADTALYRAKREGRNRVEQA
- a CDS encoding DUF3392 domain-containing protein, coding for MDLILDLIVTLSRWSRSHLGDISLAIMATLLVLFGPAINAWVQRTIGNLNFVLRTLLFVVFCAVGYGLAIVFLTPWLAKGLAHFNNFTLAPVLILIFVVIGILADRN
- a CDS encoding AAA family ATPase, which codes for MAVRLHIFGASGSGTTTLARALAERCAWLHLDTDDFYWLPSEPPYLHKRPPQQRVEMIREHAAQAPNWLLSGSLCGWGEALIPSFSHALFLRLDDEERMRRLRQREAQRYGERIQPGGDMHAQSQAFLEWAAGYEQGDLQTRSLRMHEAWIERQLSCPLLRLDSTCDSPEQLVEQALAWLHS
- a CDS encoding N-acetyltransferase; this translates as MIRPYRPSDSEAVLTLWLDASIQAHDFVPKAFWQEQLPAMREHYLPQAETLVLEENGQTLGFLSLHEQRLAALFVSPDAQGRGIGRRLLDEAKRRRDSLELSVYCANTRAVAFYAANGFVAAAEVHDPHTGQPELTMRWSRA